Proteins co-encoded in one Dreissena polymorpha isolate Duluth1 chromosome 12, UMN_Dpol_1.0, whole genome shotgun sequence genomic window:
- the LOC127852620 gene encoding uncharacterized protein LOC127852620, whose protein sequence is MLLAWEPVVKNATITKIEACKLNDESRRDMSNCRVIHCPVGQVRNTKGECFYRSKLWRAERVGVSVKLVMPEPIKLPPNTSISDVHEFFKDIEFHIKSTLPWFIENTYFNFNAEANFVIIDFFAIEMNLQVDMFDPSELFKKINENLNIKWLVHFSNISESCSQELVPYQLSRLLNFSPQSHNGERGFMDEVYNLTPIKDVTRMFRYSFFISKTFFCDMLEFSDDEFQLLYDSLVVYIIEFDKYFGDMEFVLSVDSRRQTTVKVCMERLPFKRVVNDAANPIGKALTSCVLICGLVIAFYV, encoded by the exons ATGTTGCTTGCATGGGAGCCTGTTGTTAAGAATGCAACAATCACCAAGATAGAAGCCTGCAAGTTAAATGATGAAAGCAGAAGG GATATGTCGAATTGTCGAGTTATTCATTGCCCAGTCGGTCAGGTCAGAAATACAAAAGGGGAGTGCTTTTACCGATCAAAACTATGGAGGGCTGAACGAGTTGGGGTGAGTGTAAAACTCGTTATGCCAGAACCGATCAAACTTCCACCGAATACTAGCATCAGCGATGTGCATGAGTTTTTCAAAGATATAGAATTTCATATCAAAAGCACTCTTCCATGGTTTATtgaaaatacttattttaatttcaatgcgGAAGCCAACTTTGTGATCATCGACTTTTTTGCCATTGAGATGAATTTGCAAGTCGACATGTTTGACCCGtcagaattatttaaaaaaatcaacgaaaacttaaatataaaatggCTAGTACATTTTAGTAACATATCAGAAAGTTGTTCACAAGAATTAGTACCATACCAGTTATCCCGTCTGTTGAATTTTTCCCCACAATCACATAATGGCGAACGGGGCTTCATGGACGAGGTTTATAATTTGACTCCTATCAAGGACGTTACTCGTATGTTTCGTTACTCCTTCTTTATTAGCAAAACATTTTTCTGCGACATGCTGGAATTTTCAGACGACGAATTTCAGCTGCTTTATGATAGTTTGGTTGTTTACATTATCGAGTTTGACAAATATTTCGGAGACATGGAATTTGTGCTGTCCGTTGATTCTCGAAGACAGACTACAGTCAAAGTTTGCATGGAACGGCTGCCATTCAAAAGAGTGGTGAACGATGCGGCAAATCCAATAGGCAAGGCGTTAACCAGCTGTGTATTAATCTGTGGATTGGTGATTGCGTTCTATGTTTGA